The proteins below are encoded in one region of Rhodopirellula halodulae:
- a CDS encoding formylmethanofuran dehydrogenase subunit A — MLTVLRGSRLIDPSVPGTKSSGEIADLWWKDGRIVEAPEPGVVADETIDGSGCLTMAGGIDLHTHIGGGKVTLARMLLGDQMPPWREARRFDGDDPASCEFLPSASVTASRYLDMGYTTCFEPAVIPCNARSAHAEMADVRGLDTGGYCLLGNDDVLLSLIASGEPQEVINAYVAWMVQATRCIAVKVVNPGGINAFKFNEREMDVDTQHPKYGVTPGQIIRTLCRAVSEIGLRHPLHVHCSNLGVPGNIESTLATIQAANGYPIHLTHAQFHSYGTEGPYKFSSAAAKLADALRANPNATLDVGQIQFGRTVTISADAMHQFENRNHAKPRKSVILDIECEAGCGVVPFRYARREFVHSLQWAIGLELFLMVDDPSRVFLTTDHPNGGPFTAYPHLIALLTNKSLRETALSEIHSDASAASSLGGIDREYSLHDIAVMTRTAPASILGLSDRGSLQPGCIADVVVYEESDNVEAMFQTPRDVFKQGRRIRSRGKVIDSSQPMPRDQTLAARVEVDSRYVSKFRDLHARTGTYAMDRLQISKGEMDDVIGSELVEMVKGGGQHV; from the coding sequence ATGCTGACTGTTCTGCGAGGAAGCCGACTGATCGACCCGTCGGTTCCGGGAACCAAGTCGAGCGGCGAGATCGCGGATCTGTGGTGGAAAGACGGCCGGATCGTCGAGGCACCTGAACCGGGCGTCGTCGCGGATGAAACCATCGACGGCAGTGGTTGTCTAACGATGGCGGGTGGGATCGATTTGCACACCCATATCGGCGGCGGCAAAGTCACGCTGGCCCGAATGTTGTTGGGCGATCAAATGCCGCCGTGGCGTGAAGCCAGACGATTCGACGGCGACGACCCTGCGTCTTGCGAATTTTTGCCATCGGCCTCGGTCACCGCGTCTCGTTATTTGGACATGGGCTACACGACCTGTTTTGAGCCCGCGGTGATCCCGTGCAACGCTCGGTCGGCTCATGCGGAAATGGCGGACGTTCGAGGATTGGACACCGGCGGTTACTGCTTGCTCGGCAACGACGATGTGCTGCTGAGTCTGATCGCAAGTGGCGAACCGCAAGAAGTCATCAACGCTTACGTGGCATGGATGGTTCAGGCGACTCGTTGCATTGCGGTGAAGGTGGTGAACCCAGGCGGCATTAATGCGTTCAAGTTCAACGAACGTGAAATGGATGTCGACACACAGCATCCCAAGTACGGCGTGACACCGGGACAGATCATTCGCACGCTTTGCCGAGCCGTGTCGGAGATCGGATTGCGTCATCCACTGCATGTCCACTGCAGCAACTTGGGAGTCCCAGGCAACATTGAATCGACGTTGGCCACCATCCAAGCCGCCAATGGATATCCGATTCATTTGACACACGCACAATTCCACAGCTACGGCACCGAAGGCCCTTACAAGTTTTCTTCCGCTGCGGCGAAGCTTGCCGATGCTTTGCGTGCCAATCCGAATGCGACGTTGGATGTCGGTCAAATTCAATTTGGTCGAACCGTCACGATCAGTGCGGATGCCATGCATCAGTTCGAAAACCGCAACCATGCCAAGCCTCGCAAGTCGGTGATTTTGGACATCGAGTGCGAAGCCGGCTGCGGCGTCGTGCCGTTCCGATACGCACGTCGCGAGTTTGTTCACAGTTTGCAGTGGGCGATCGGGTTGGAGTTGTTCTTGATGGTGGACGATCCCTCGCGAGTTTTCCTCACGACGGATCATCCCAACGGCGGACCGTTCACGGCCTATCCTCACCTGATCGCTTTGCTGACCAACAAGTCACTTCGCGAAACGGCACTTTCGGAGATTCATTCCGATGCGTCCGCAGCCAGTTCATTGGGTGGCATCGATCGAGAGTATTCATTGCATGACATTGCCGTGATGACGCGAACGGCGCCGGCGTCGATCCTGGGTTTGTCCGATCGAGGAAGCTTGCAACCGGGCTGCATTGCCGATGTGGTGGTTTACGAAGAGAGCGACAACGTCGAAGCCATGTTCCAAACGCCTCGCGATGTTTTCAAACAAGGCCGGCGAATTCGCTCGCGAGGCAAAGTGATCGACTCGAGCCAACCGATGCCGCGAGACCAAACGTTGGCGGCGCGGGTCGAAGTCGACTCGCGGTACGTTTCCAAGTTCCGCGACCTGCACGCTCGGACAGGCACTTACGCGATGGATCGTTTGCAGATTTCCAAAGGTGAGATGGATGATGTGATCGGAAGTGAGCTAGTGGAAATGGTCAAAGGAGGCGGCCAGCATGTCTGA
- the ccsA gene encoding cytochrome c biogenesis protein CcsA, giving the protein MMDILRQISVTCFSTSYLVVLVLEALRFLGRVPGRGLAVIVMMCLGIFTHVTYLMLRAAAISSEDNIGRLATWTDWSLMVALGLAIAFFAFYLRRPDTVIGLFFLPAILAMIALSQMVSHMPAFERSEAVEVWRGVHGASMMLGSAAVLVGFLAGIMYLVQSRRLKRKQAGSALRLPTLETLQNLNRNCLVISTAAVGLGLVSGVVMNWNRLGVIPWTDGGIVLSGVLFLWLASATLIEYFYAPASRGRKVAYLTLASFGFLVLAMTGVLSTSHGADRSEASEPVVETELGKPATNSDSNDAGELMTPRGES; this is encoded by the coding sequence ATCATGGACATTTTGCGTCAAATTTCGGTCACTTGCTTCTCGACCAGCTATCTCGTGGTGCTGGTATTAGAAGCACTGCGTTTCCTCGGTCGGGTTCCCGGTCGGGGTTTGGCGGTGATCGTGATGATGTGTCTGGGGATTTTCACCCATGTGACCTATCTGATGCTGCGGGCCGCCGCGATCAGTAGCGAAGACAACATCGGACGATTGGCGACTTGGACCGATTGGTCCCTGATGGTGGCGTTGGGATTGGCCATCGCTTTTTTCGCTTTCTATCTGCGTCGTCCAGACACCGTGATTGGGCTGTTCTTCTTGCCGGCCATCTTGGCGATGATCGCGCTGTCGCAAATGGTCAGCCATATGCCGGCGTTCGAACGCAGCGAAGCCGTGGAGGTTTGGCGAGGCGTGCACGGTGCCTCGATGATGCTGGGTTCCGCCGCGGTGTTGGTTGGTTTTTTGGCGGGGATCATGTACTTGGTCCAGTCGCGAAGATTGAAACGCAAGCAGGCCGGTTCGGCATTGCGACTGCCCACCCTGGAAACACTTCAAAATCTCAACCGAAATTGTTTGGTGATCAGCACCGCAGCGGTTGGGCTGGGATTGGTTTCCGGTGTGGTCATGAACTGGAATCGTTTGGGCGTGATTCCATGGACCGATGGTGGCATTGTTCTGTCCGGCGTGCTGTTCCTATGGTTGGCATCAGCCACCCTGATTGAATACTTCTACGCACCCGCCAGCCGTGGTCGGAAGGTGGCTTACCTGACGCTCGCCAGTTTCGGTTTCTTGGTGCTGGCGATGACCGGAGTGTTGTCGACCTCCCATGGAGCCGACCGGTCCGAGGCTTCTGAACCCGTGGTTGAGACAGAACTCGGCAAGCCCGCGACAAACAGCGATTCCAATGATGCCGGTGAATTGATGACGCCGCGAGGCGAATCATGA
- a CDS encoding formylmethanofuran dehydrogenase subunit C has protein sequence MSQIHLRLRSELSAKVDAASIRLDEWASKSAKEIERVSLPSSTGSVTVGDCFSVSVQSGSEMPRLVLEGCLKSVTGIGFQHKVGEIVCESNVGDYAGSCLLGGRMIVRGDAGDHLGGPIGSRGVGMNGGQLIVEGSAGDDAGHRMRRGEIWIGGDVGDQLAGWMVAGTIGVKGDAGEQIAYGMRRGTLIFGSRVALDERRFSKPIPFRSAYLGLLERGAATNWLHADLLDRLEVCRGDRNIDGRGEVWMPRG, from the coding sequence ATGAGTCAAATTCATTTGCGGTTGCGATCCGAGTTGTCGGCCAAGGTGGATGCTGCCTCCATTCGTTTAGATGAATGGGCTTCGAAGTCGGCGAAGGAAATTGAGCGTGTGTCGCTACCAAGTTCAACGGGTTCGGTGACGGTGGGCGATTGTTTCAGCGTCTCGGTTCAATCGGGATCGGAGATGCCACGGTTGGTGCTGGAGGGCTGTCTGAAGTCGGTGACCGGGATCGGCTTTCAACACAAGGTTGGCGAGATCGTTTGCGAGTCCAATGTTGGTGATTACGCGGGGAGTTGTTTGTTAGGTGGCCGAATGATCGTTCGCGGTGACGCGGGAGATCACCTGGGTGGGCCGATTGGGTCGCGTGGCGTTGGGATGAATGGCGGGCAACTGATCGTTGAAGGCTCGGCGGGAGACGATGCTGGGCATCGAATGCGTCGTGGCGAAATCTGGATCGGCGGCGATGTGGGCGATCAGCTGGCAGGATGGATGGTCGCTGGGACGATCGGTGTGAAGGGCGATGCCGGCGAGCAGATCGCGTACGGGATGCGTCGGGGAACGCTGATCTTTGGGTCGCGGGTGGCACTGGATGAGCGTCGATTCTCGAAACCGATTCCGTTTCGGTCGGCGTATCTAGGATTGTTGGAACGCGGTGCGGCGACGAATTGGCTCCATGCGGATTTGCTGGACCGGTTGGAGGTTTGCCGTGGGGATCGGAATATCGATGGACGCGGCGAGGTTTGGATGCCGCGCGGGTGA
- a CDS encoding histidine triad nucleotide-binding protein has protein sequence MPSIFSKIIAKEIPADIVHEDDLCLAFRDIAPKAPTHILVIPKREIVSLADLTDEDEHVMGHCVVVASKVAAAEGLSDGYRLVVNTGSDGGQEVPHVHFHLLGGRKMTWPPG, from the coding sequence ATGCCCTCGATCTTTTCCAAAATCATTGCCAAAGAAATTCCCGCGGACATCGTCCACGAAGACGACCTGTGCCTGGCCTTTCGTGACATCGCACCGAAAGCCCCCACGCACATTTTGGTAATTCCCAAACGCGAGATCGTCTCGCTCGCGGATCTGACGGACGAGGACGAACATGTCATGGGGCACTGCGTCGTGGTGGCCTCGAAAGTCGCCGCGGCGGAGGGGCTCAGCGACGGATACCGGCTCGTCGTCAACACCGGATCCGATGGCGGCCAAGAAGTCCCCCACGTCCACTTTCACCTCCTGGGCGGCCGCAAAATGACCTGGCCACCAGGCTGA
- the glmM gene encoding phosphoglucosamine mutase, translated as MSELIISVSGLRGIIGETLTPEVALRFAAAFSASMPEGKIIVGRDGRTTGPMLRSAIVAALTASGREVLDADVAATPTIGVLVRDLGAAGAIAISASHNPPEYNGIKLFGSDGRVLDAKSGAKIREAYFAGTNRWSTYDQVASVQRVNDPHEAHLQKVLATVEVEAIRAKQFRVLLDSNHGAGGLLGVRLLESLGCTVEAMGAEPTGKFAHTPEPTAENLQGISADVTGRNCVVGFCQDPDADRLALIDETGRYIGEECTLALCVRQAMETGRTSGPIVINGATSSMSTLVAKQHGVETFRSAVGEANVCDLMIAKEAAYGGEGNGGPIDPKVGYVRDSFVGMAQTLALLARTDQPLSALADELPQLSIHKSKAGVSADQLPKVFEKLQSQFSDAEAATGDGLRLQWSDRWLLVRGSNTEPIVRLIAEAPTEQEAADLCTQAAKLLPQ; from the coding sequence ATGAGTGAATTGATCATCAGCGTCAGCGGTCTCCGCGGCATCATCGGCGAAACACTGACCCCCGAAGTCGCCCTGCGATTCGCCGCCGCTTTCTCCGCTTCCATGCCAGAAGGCAAGATCATCGTCGGACGTGATGGTCGAACCACCGGGCCCATGCTGCGCAGCGCCATCGTTGCTGCATTGACCGCTTCTGGCCGAGAAGTTCTCGACGCGGATGTCGCCGCAACGCCGACCATTGGTGTTCTCGTTCGAGACCTTGGTGCCGCCGGAGCAATCGCGATCTCCGCGTCGCACAATCCACCCGAATACAACGGCATCAAACTGTTTGGTTCCGATGGACGAGTGCTCGACGCCAAGTCAGGTGCCAAAATCCGCGAGGCCTATTTTGCGGGCACCAATCGTTGGTCAACGTATGATCAAGTCGCTTCCGTCCAACGCGTCAACGATCCCCACGAAGCCCACCTGCAAAAGGTCTTGGCAACCGTGGAGGTGGAAGCCATCCGAGCCAAACAGTTTCGCGTGTTGCTCGACAGCAACCATGGCGCGGGTGGGCTGCTCGGCGTGCGTTTGTTGGAATCACTCGGTTGCACCGTCGAAGCCATGGGGGCCGAACCAACCGGCAAGTTCGCACACACTCCGGAGCCAACAGCCGAAAACCTGCAAGGGATCTCTGCGGATGTTACTGGCCGAAACTGTGTGGTCGGATTCTGCCAAGATCCCGACGCGGATCGACTAGCACTGATTGATGAAACCGGTCGTTACATTGGCGAGGAATGCACGTTGGCGTTGTGCGTTCGGCAAGCGATGGAAACGGGGCGCACGTCGGGACCGATCGTGATCAACGGAGCCACCAGTTCCATGAGCACATTGGTGGCCAAACAACATGGCGTTGAAACGTTCCGAAGCGCGGTCGGGGAAGCCAACGTGTGCGATTTGATGATCGCCAAAGAGGCGGCTTACGGGGGCGAGGGAAACGGCGGACCGATCGATCCCAAGGTCGGCTATGTTCGCGACAGTTTCGTCGGCATGGCACAAACATTGGCCCTGCTCGCACGAACCGACCAACCACTCAGCGCACTGGCCGATGAGCTTCCTCAACTCAGCATTCACAAGAGCAAGGCGGGTGTCTCGGCCGATCAATTGCCCAAGGTGTTTGAAAAACTTCAGTCGCAATTCTCGGATGCCGAAGCCGCAACCGGAGACGGGCTGCGTCTGCAGTGGTCCGATCGATGGTTGCTCGTCCGCGGCAGCAACACCGAACCAATTGTGCGTCTGATCGCCGAAGCCCCCACCGAACAAGAAGCCGCCGATCTCTGCACCCAAGCCGCCAAGCTCCTGCCGCAATAA
- the radC gene encoding RadC family protein encodes MSQARRQRLQALLYPLAYHSRFCQSELADLVEETQPAFVTRTINAVVRAGVLEKVQDEDDLHYMWTSTQPIEQIDRWIQDHIHGDQVKERPEEERPRERLLREGAASLSNADLLAILIRVGVVGESATTGGTKLANHFDAELDALREQGVAELRHITKAVTKASYCQIMAGIELGRRATEAARERPVPIVKITSTTEAVEYCAQKFAYLAGDAVQEEFHIVTLDTKHKPIRTHRITVGTLDSSLVHPREVFRPAIRDAAAAMLLVHNHPSGDPTPSREDHAVTKRLTEAGKLIGITVLDHIVVAKERCLSLREC; translated from the coding sequence ATGAGCCAAGCCAGACGACAACGTTTGCAAGCCTTGTTGTATCCCTTGGCGTATCACTCGCGATTCTGTCAAAGCGAATTGGCGGATCTGGTCGAGGAGACTCAGCCAGCGTTTGTGACTCGAACGATCAACGCGGTGGTGCGAGCGGGTGTGTTGGAAAAGGTCCAGGACGAAGACGATCTTCACTACATGTGGACCTCCACCCAGCCGATCGAACAGATCGACCGTTGGATCCAAGATCACATTCATGGTGATCAAGTGAAGGAACGGCCGGAAGAAGAACGACCGCGTGAACGGTTGCTGCGTGAGGGGGCCGCGTCGCTTTCCAATGCGGACCTGTTGGCGATCTTGATCCGCGTGGGTGTGGTGGGTGAGTCAGCAACGACGGGCGGAACCAAACTGGCCAATCATTTTGATGCGGAGTTGGACGCGCTGCGCGAACAGGGTGTCGCTGAGTTGAGGCACATCACGAAAGCGGTGACGAAGGCGAGCTATTGCCAAATCATGGCGGGCATCGAACTGGGACGTCGCGCGACCGAGGCGGCTCGCGAGCGTCCGGTTCCAATCGTAAAGATCACCAGCACGACGGAAGCGGTCGAGTATTGCGCGCAGAAGTTTGCGTACTTGGCGGGAGATGCGGTTCAAGAAGAGTTCCACATTGTGACGCTGGATACAAAGCACAAACCAATTCGCACGCACCGGATCACAGTGGGGACGCTGGACAGTTCGTTGGTGCATCCGCGGGAGGTGTTTCGACCGGCGATTCGTGATGCGGCCGCAGCGATGTTGCTGGTGCACAATCATCCGTCAGGGGATCCAACGCCGAGCCGCGAGGATCACGCAGTAACGAAACGTTTGACGGAAGCGGGCAAGTTGATCGGGATCACGGTGTTGGATCACATCGTGGTGGCGAAGGAACGGTGTTTGAGTTTGCGCGAGTGTTGA
- a CDS encoding ComEC/Rec2 family competence protein: MRQGRLTTRHLAEFPSRQPLTIVAMVALVGLALDHQLAQSISVWMVATAVTTLAWLLMCWRTSKNESPRHQLLRTACWLGIVCFVFAARHASDEARYRGATIDDVLTTAEEPTVMVAIVDEPVRLQRDALENAIARVGVNANSDTSGNLPPFQTRLIVRTESLRRGTEQVPFTGRVMVMVDGEREDLLPGDRVKLYGRIQAIPPPTNPGERDPRVAARRQNVHARMRVDSAGQVERIGAEGGASSFSLVTRLERWMAERAASARQTILHQVDSSQRGLALALTLGQRDGLDRTTNERLLVTGTAHLLSVSGLHLGIVVLLAAAVAGLLRLPTGASVTLIVVVMLFYVTITGARPPVTRAAILLSTVILARLLARPHHPLNSLSLAAILLMWWMPSEIFGIGVQLSFLAVATLLMCGQPFAKALTPAAETIRVEERFDELARDSHARWRRVLLVTGAYVGRVLWYSGAVTIMALPLVWSQFHVVSPVSVIINVLLSPLMALALSAGVATVLAGWWLPSLAWLPGQLCGQLLSIMQEMIDTAAWIPGGHVWLPSPPTAWVLAFYVGLLIWTAIRPSLSLRMIPRRITETGLLIGWIGVAYALATNPAALPSGTLEATFVDVGHGTATILRPNQDETWLYDCGWMGNANATSRGIEDALWELGVTHVDGIFLSHADADHFNALPGLANRFSIGCVVVPPEFLNGEGYALEQVRQTIRRHKISVHTVCRGQRLSHPDPSWLDQIEVLHPPEKRVDGNDNANSMVLKIRTPDRDLLLPGDLEPPGTAVLTNTPRPRPGGVMMAPHHGSLRMDAEAVLRWARPLETVVSGGRRAAQPEVTEMLSAAGGGVHVTSLEGAIRVRMSIDGDLQIQAFSTQPW; the protein is encoded by the coding sequence ATGCGGCAAGGCAGGCTCACGACTCGGCACTTGGCGGAATTCCCCAGCCGCCAACCGCTGACCATCGTGGCCATGGTCGCTTTGGTGGGTCTCGCCCTCGACCATCAACTCGCCCAAAGCATCTCGGTATGGATGGTCGCCACCGCAGTCACAACACTGGCGTGGTTGCTCATGTGTTGGCGAACGTCGAAAAACGAGTCGCCAAGACATCAGCTGCTGCGGACCGCGTGTTGGTTGGGCATCGTGTGTTTTGTATTTGCCGCTCGACATGCGTCGGACGAGGCTCGGTACCGCGGGGCGACGATTGACGATGTTCTGACAACGGCGGAAGAGCCAACGGTCATGGTGGCGATCGTGGACGAACCGGTTCGGTTGCAACGCGATGCACTGGAGAACGCCATCGCGCGCGTCGGGGTCAATGCAAATTCAGATACAAGCGGCAATCTGCCACCCTTTCAAACACGGTTGATTGTTCGTACAGAAAGTCTGCGTCGAGGGACTGAACAGGTCCCATTCACCGGACGCGTGATGGTCATGGTGGACGGCGAACGCGAAGACTTGTTACCGGGAGATCGTGTCAAGCTCTATGGACGGATTCAGGCGATTCCGCCGCCGACCAATCCTGGCGAACGCGATCCCAGAGTGGCCGCTCGTCGTCAAAACGTTCACGCCAGGATGCGAGTGGATTCGGCTGGCCAAGTCGAACGAATTGGGGCGGAGGGCGGCGCGTCTTCGTTCTCACTGGTGACACGGTTGGAACGTTGGATGGCGGAACGTGCTGCTTCGGCGCGGCAGACAATATTGCACCAGGTTGATTCCTCCCAAAGAGGCTTGGCATTGGCGTTGACCCTGGGCCAGCGCGACGGTTTGGACCGGACCACCAATGAACGCTTGCTGGTCACCGGCACGGCTCACCTCTTGTCAGTCAGTGGTCTGCATCTGGGAATTGTGGTGTTGCTCGCGGCGGCGGTGGCCGGGTTGCTGCGATTGCCCACCGGAGCGTCTGTGACACTGATCGTGGTTGTGATGTTGTTCTACGTTACAATCACGGGCGCGCGACCGCCGGTGACTCGCGCGGCAATCTTGCTGTCCACGGTGATCTTGGCTCGGTTGCTGGCTCGCCCTCATCATCCTCTCAACTCCCTTTCGTTGGCCGCGATTTTGTTGATGTGGTGGATGCCTTCTGAGATCTTCGGCATTGGCGTCCAGTTGTCGTTCTTAGCGGTGGCCACGTTGTTGATGTGCGGCCAACCCTTCGCGAAGGCTTTGACACCGGCGGCGGAAACCATTCGTGTGGAAGAACGTTTTGATGAGTTGGCCCGAGACTCGCATGCCCGTTGGCGACGCGTGCTGTTGGTCACCGGTGCCTACGTCGGACGGGTGCTGTGGTACAGCGGAGCGGTCACGATCATGGCCTTGCCGTTGGTCTGGTCTCAGTTCCACGTGGTGTCGCCTGTCAGCGTGATCATCAACGTGTTGCTATCACCCTTGATGGCGTTGGCTCTTTCGGCAGGAGTCGCCACGGTTCTGGCGGGATGGTGGTTGCCATCGCTCGCATGGTTGCCCGGCCAACTCTGCGGCCAATTGTTGTCCATCATGCAAGAGATGATTGACACGGCAGCATGGATACCAGGTGGGCACGTTTGGTTGCCGTCACCTCCCACGGCTTGGGTACTGGCTTTCTATGTTGGGCTGCTGATCTGGACGGCTATCCGACCATCGTTGTCATTACGAATGATCCCGCGGCGAATCACGGAGACCGGTTTACTGATCGGATGGATCGGGGTCGCCTACGCCTTGGCAACCAATCCGGCGGCGCTGCCCAGTGGAACGCTGGAGGCGACCTTCGTTGACGTCGGACATGGAACCGCGACCATTCTGCGGCCCAATCAGGACGAAACATGGTTGTACGACTGCGGCTGGATGGGAAATGCCAATGCGACCAGCCGAGGCATCGAAGACGCGTTGTGGGAGCTGGGCGTGACACATGTCGACGGCATCTTTCTGTCGCACGCGGACGCGGATCATTTCAATGCACTACCTGGGTTGGCCAATCGATTTTCGATTGGGTGCGTGGTGGTGCCACCGGAATTCTTGAATGGCGAGGGATACGCTCTCGAACAAGTCCGCCAAACGATTCGTCGGCACAAAATCTCCGTTCACACCGTTTGTCGCGGGCAGCGGCTGAGTCATCCCGACCCAAGCTGGTTGGACCAGATCGAGGTGCTGCATCCGCCTGAGAAGCGAGTCGATGGCAATGACAACGCGAATTCGATGGTGCTGAAGATCCGGACTCCCGACCGCGACCTATTGCTGCCGGGTGATTTGGAACCACCGGGGACGGCGGTGCTGACCAACACGCCACGTCCGCGACCAGGCGGCGTGATGATGGCACCGCACCACGGCAGTCTAAGAATGGACGCCGAGGCGGTTCTGCGGTGGGCTCGACCATTAGAAACCGTTGTCAGCGGCGGTCGACGAGCGGCCCAACCCGAAGTCACCGAAATGCTTTCGGCGGCGGGAGGCGGCGTCCATGTGACCTCCCTCGAAGGAGCCATCCGCGTTCGCATGAGCATCGACGGAGACCTTCAAATCCAGGCTTTCTCGACCCAGCCGTGGTAA
- the fhcD gene encoding formylmethanofuran--tetrahydromethanopterin N-formyltransferase, with the protein MQLHGVTIEDTFAEAFDMKATRLILTADDRRWCDESAAAMCGFGTSVIACGIETAVEQTLSPEQTPDGRPGVAILAFAVSGKELEKQIPRRAGQCVLTCPTTALYAGIPGGRDVHPKRVPIGKSLRYFGDGHQISKQVQQLDPDGKTRPVRYWRIPVMDGEFVCQHDVGRVDAIGGGNFILVGRSMNSVTVACRAAIDAMRELPGIITPFPGGATRSGSKVGSKYAALFASTNDAFCPTLREVASSELPAEANAAIEIVIDGMSFSEIAESMRVGITAACEAAASEGLLRVTAGNYGGKLGRHHFKLKDLFSGESLGQPEGSP; encoded by the coding sequence ATGCAACTGCACGGTGTGACCATCGAAGACACGTTTGCCGAAGCGTTTGATATGAAGGCAACGCGGTTAATTTTGACCGCGGATGATCGTCGATGGTGCGACGAATCTGCCGCGGCAATGTGCGGGTTTGGAACCAGTGTGATCGCGTGTGGGATCGAAACCGCGGTCGAACAAACGTTGTCGCCAGAGCAGACTCCGGATGGTCGTCCGGGCGTAGCGATTTTGGCGTTTGCGGTTTCAGGTAAAGAACTGGAGAAACAAATCCCGCGTCGCGCAGGCCAGTGTGTTTTGACTTGCCCAACGACCGCGCTGTATGCGGGAATTCCGGGCGGCCGCGACGTGCATCCCAAACGGGTGCCCATCGGAAAGTCACTGCGTTACTTTGGCGATGGGCACCAAATCAGCAAACAGGTGCAGCAATTGGATCCCGATGGCAAAACGCGGCCCGTTCGGTACTGGCGAATTCCAGTGATGGACGGTGAGTTTGTGTGCCAACATGACGTGGGGCGGGTGGATGCCATCGGTGGTGGCAACTTCATTTTGGTCGGGCGATCGATGAACTCCGTCACGGTGGCTTGCCGTGCGGCGATCGACGCGATGAGAGAGTTGCCTGGCATCATCACGCCATTCCCCGGCGGCGCGACACGCAGCGGTTCGAAGGTGGGATCGAAGTACGCGGCACTGTTCGCGTCGACCAACGATGCGTTTTGCCCAACATTGCGTGAGGTGGCCTCGTCTGAGCTGCCCGCCGAAGCCAATGCAGCGATCGAAATTGTGATCGATGGAATGTCGTTTAGCGAGATCGCGGAGTCGATGCGAGTCGGCATCACAGCGGCTTGCGAAGCGGCAGCTTCCGAAGGATTGCTTCGCGTGACCGCGGGGAACTACGGCGGCAAACTGGGCCGACATCATTTCAAGCTGAAGGACCTCTTCTCCGGTGAAAGCCTTGGTCAACCGGAGGGTTCGCCATGA